The Tubulanus polymorphus chromosome 1, tnTubPoly1.2, whole genome shotgun sequence genome contains a region encoding:
- the LOC141913902 gene encoding FMRFamide receptor-like, translating into MNITTTFKSCDELKPPIKWDYQLSVYLYIFVYGPLTVAGIFLNVISLLVFQRLQNPTYHTIQILAIYDTLFISCAFLMYPFRIIYLYIVLGDLILRFDDWHFGQEIIVPVLPLFYTFQTLRNWTVVVVSIERLIVVSFPLKHMVFWRRKTKICLSLFLALTFVVLHWSYFFPKNIPIQWNWPCLKRGQYAFTVWLNPKTYNIFVYDYVLADKINYFLYLIGTILAPFIILMISNIILICVVWRAKHQRKTLVAASSQNKQEQMLLKMVLSIVAVYFILEFPACIDRLTSIIGVAFINERIAMIIRKIGYVLTMGDSSVNFLIYCATNDSFKYEAHRIFVKLRKRTRKPT; encoded by the coding sequence ATGAATATCACCACTACATTTAAGTCTTGTGATGAACTGAAACCTCCCATTAAATGGGATTATCAGTTGAGCGTTTACTTATACATATTCGTGTATGGACCTCTAACTGTTGCCGGTATTTTCCTCAATGTAATCAGTTTGCTCGTGTTTCAACGACTACAAAATCCGACCTACCATACTATTCAGATTTTGGCTATATATGACACTTTATTCATAAGCTGCGCTTTTCTGATGTATccattcagaattatttacttgtACATTGTGCTCGGCGATCTCATTCTAAGATTTGACGACTGGCATTTCGGCCAGGAAATAATCGTGCCTGTTCTGCCGTTATTTTATACTTTTCAGACTTTACGCAATTGGACCGTCGTTGTTGTGAGCATCGAGCGATTGATAGTCGTTTCTTTCCCGTTGAAACATATGGTTTTCTGGAGGAGAAAAACGAAAATCTGTCTAAGTTTATTCCTAGCGTTAACATTCGTTGTTCTACATTGGTCTTATTTTTTCCCTAAGAATATTCCAATACAGTGGAATTGGCCGTGTTTAAAACGAGGCCAGTATGCATTTACCGTTTGGTTAAATCCGAAGACATACAACATATTTGTCTACGACTATGTCCTTGCAGATAAGATTAATTACTTTCTATATCTGATTGGTACAATTCTAGCTCCGTTTATAATTTTAATGATCAGTAATATCATACTTATCTGCGTTGTCTGGCGGGCGAAACATCAGCGAAAAACTCTCGTGGCCGCCAGCAGTCAAAATAAACAGGAACAAATGTTGCTTAAGATGGTTCTGTCGATCGTAGCTGTTTACTTCATTTTAGAATTTCCCGCTTGCATCGATAGGCTAACGTCGATTATCGGCGTAGCTTTCATTAACGAGAGAATCGCTATGATCATCCGCAAAATCGGCTACGTTTTAACGATGGGAGATTCGTCTGTAAACTTTCTCATTTACTGCGCTACGAACGATTCGTTCAAATACGAAGCGCATcgaatttttgtaaaattacgCAAACGTACGCGGAAACCGACGTAG
- the LOC141913983 gene encoding popeye domain-containing protein 1-like has protein sequence MGSLLLILWGGMYMCMWDVMSWNLAFFVINVVQLFYYGRHEYPVKIDPELENLYQFFKPFKLPKKMFKEMVSSARITTLSKGATYAEEYRSPCNQKLSILLSGRMKVNCESLFLHYIEVNQYVDSPEYEAYQPDLEEQGNYQVTITAVEDCRLLTWNPHDFCAYLKSQPFAKALMTNLMGKDITVKLYQVQELLRHPLNEEDERKRSSSDNMSPLLQPRPTPTFRNSISIPNIPTNSYHHTKHRFSINDITGHTYKPCKQPWDTWDYTTNERVKDKCDHLKPSNYHSAFREEKPSYFNVYYKQACRDT, from the exons ATGGGATCGTTGCTGTTGATTCTATGGGGAGGCATGTACATGTGTATGTGGGACGTGATGAGTTGGAATCTCGCGTTTTTCGTCATCAACGTTGTGCAGTTATTTTACTACGGGCGTCACGAGTATCCGGTAAAAATTGACCCCGAACTAGAAAACCTTTATCAGTTTTTCAAGCCATTCAAACTGCCGAAGAAAATGTTTAAAGAGATGGTCAGTTCTGCTCGGATAACGACTTTAAGTAAAGGTGCTACATACGCTGAGGAGTATCGATCTCCCTGTAATCAAAAGCTTTCAATACTATTATCAGGCAG AATGAAGGTGAATTGCGAGAGTTTGTTTCTGCATTACATAGAAGTAAATCAGTACGTCGATTCACCTGAATATGAAGCCTATCAACCTGATCTAGAAGAACAAGGAAATTACCAG gtGACAATTACTGCTGTTGAAGATTGTAGGCTATTGACCTGGAATCCACACGACTTCTGTGCATATCTAAAGTCGCAACCATTCGCCAAGGCGCTGATGACAAATCTTATGGGCAAAGACATTACTGTAAAACTGTACCAAGTACAAGAGCTACTACGGCACCCACTTAACGAGGAAGACGAACGGAAACGAAGCTCTTCGGATAACATGTCTCCGCTGTTGCAGCCGCGACCGACGCCAACTTTCCGAAACAGTATATCAATTCCGAACATACCGACGAATTCTTATCACCACACCAAGCATAGGTTCAGCATTAATGACATCACAGGTCACACTTATAAGCCATGTAAGCAACCGTGGGACACTTGGGATTACACCACTAACGAACGCGTCAAAGATAAATGTGATCATTTGAAGCCTAGCAATTACCATAGTGCCTTTAGAGAAGAGAAGCCTAGCTACTTCAATGTGTACTATAAACAAGCTTGCAGAGATACATAG